A genomic stretch from Candidatus Bathyarchaeota archaeon includes:
- a CDS encoding class I SAM-dependent methyltransferase family protein, with the protein MEKPALKVEKCLGEEALKAVSKLGLLDRGFKVKQLDGYIAIPLVRNPTEEEFNALRHLNPVVYVEEFEPRLRPRSVREALEDMVPEDVLSSIPASLDLVGDVAIIQYRRGLEPYLKAVGEAVMKVYPRVKSVLVKTSPISGEFRVGGYMVVAGSGDTETVHKEHGCLYAVDPVKVYFSPRLSYERFRVASMVKPGERVLDMFTGVGCYAILIAKKVTDCVVYAVDINPVAVKYLKRNIAMNKVQGRVIPVQGDVVKVVEEGLKGVFDRVIMDNPSKAKFFLKTACQALKPSGGVIHYYGFYPEPNPEDQALKDFRRGVLKAGRLVESAETRIVREVSPRRYHVAVDGKVC; encoded by the coding sequence TTGGAGAAGCCTGCTTTAAAAGTCGAAAAATGTCTCGGAGAAGAAGCTCTCAAAGCAGTTTCTAAGCTTGGTCTTCTAGATAGGGGTTTCAAGGTTAAACAGCTAGACGGCTATATAGCCATACCTCTCGTCAGAAACCCCACCGAGGAGGAGTTCAACGCCTTAAGACACTTGAACCCTGTCGTCTACGTGGAGGAGTTCGAGCCTAGGCTTAGGCCGAGGAGCGTAAGAGAGGCTCTAGAGGATATGGTTCCAGAGGATGTTCTAAGTTCGATACCCGCCTCCCTAGACCTCGTAGGCGACGTAGCCATAATCCAGTATCGCAGGGGGCTCGAGCCGTATCTCAAAGCGGTCGGTGAAGCCGTTATGAAGGTTTACCCACGGGTTAAGAGTGTTCTAGTCAAGACAAGTCCGATATCAGGAGAGTTCAGGGTCGGAGGTTATATGGTAGTGGCTGGTTCAGGAGATACCGAGACCGTCCATAAGGAGCATGGCTGCCTCTACGCCGTCGACCCCGTTAAGGTCTACTTCAGCCCCAGGCTCAGCTATGAACGTTTCAGGGTCGCCTCTATGGTTAAGCCGGGTGAAAGGGTGCTCGATATGTTCACCGGCGTGGGCTGCTATGCCATATTGATCGCTAAGAAGGTGACCGACTGCGTGGTCTACGCCGTGGATATCAACCCCGTGGCCGTGAAATACCTCAAGCGTAACATCGCTATGAATAAGGTTCAGGGAAGGGTTATACCGGTTCAAGGCGACGTGGTGAAGGTGGTGGAGGAAGGGCTTAAAGGAGTTTTCGACAGGGTTATAATGGATAACCCGTCTAAAGCCAAGTTTTTCCTTAAAACAGCCTGCCAGGCCCTGAAGCCGTCAGGTGGCGTTATCCACTATTATGGGTTCTATCCTGAGCCTAACCCCGAGGACCAAGCTTTGAAGGATTTCCGTCGAGGCGTCTTGAAAGCCGGTAGACTTGTAGAATCTGCCGAGACCAGAATAGTTAGGGAGGTCTCACCTAGGAGATACC